In a genomic window of Saccharothrix sp. HUAS TT1:
- the topA gene encoding type I DNA topoisomerase, whose translation MAGSTRARKTNGGSASGNRRLVIVESPTKARKIASYLGNDFVVESSKGHIRDLPRGAADVPAKYKGMPWARLGVDVDHDFEPLYVVTPDKKATVAELKELLKDVDELYLATDGDREGEAIAWHLLDTLKPKVPVRRMVFHEITEPAILAAAANPRDLDQDLVDAQETRRILDRLYGYEVSPVLWKKVMPKLSAGRVQSVATRIVVERERERMKFVTASYWDVSATMDAGADASPRTFGARLVAVDGTRLAAGRDFGPDGRLKAGPGGATPDVRVLDEAQARAIAEGLVNATMTVSSVEEKPYSRKPYAPFMTSTLQQEAGRKLRFSADRAMRTAQKLYENGYITYMRTDSTTLSETAIAAARAQATELYGSQYVSKEPRQYTRKVKNAQEAHEAIRPAGEVFRTPGQVARELESDEFKLYELIWQRTIASQMADARGNTTSVRITGATAAGEEVTFAASGRTITFAGFLKAYVETVDSEAGGESDDVESRLPQLAKDQSVSAAELSPDGHSTSPPPRFTEPSLIKTMEELGIGRPSTYASIISTIQDRGYVWKKGSALVPSWVAFAVVGLLEQHFGRLVDYDFTAALEDELDGIAAGRQERTTWLSGFYFGGNVGPESSVGRSGGLKKLVGSSVEEIDAREVNSIPLFSDVEGRTVYVRVGRYGPYLEREVEGPDGAASAQRANLPDDLPPDELNRDIAEKLFATPQEGRSLGNDPVTGHEIVAKEGRFGPYVTEVLPEAAEGAKKAPKPRTGSLFKSMSLDSVTLDDALRLLSLPRVVGKDPETGAEITAQNGRYGPYLKKGTDSRSLTSEDQLFTVTLDEALKIYAEPKKRGRAAAAPPLKELGADPVSGKPMVVKEGRFGPYVTDGETNASLRKSDSVEGLSDERAAELLAEKRAKGPTTKKKAPAAKKAPARKKAPAKSKG comes from the coding sequence GTGGCTGGATCGACACGGGCGAGGAAGACAAACGGGGGATCAGCGAGCGGCAACCGGCGGTTGGTGATCGTCGAGTCGCCCACGAAGGCGCGGAAGATCGCGTCCTACCTCGGCAACGACTTCGTCGTGGAGTCATCCAAGGGGCACATCCGGGACCTGCCCCGGGGCGCCGCCGACGTGCCCGCGAAGTACAAGGGCATGCCGTGGGCCCGGCTGGGCGTGGACGTGGACCACGACTTCGAGCCGCTGTACGTCGTCACGCCCGACAAGAAGGCGACCGTCGCCGAGCTGAAAGAGCTGCTGAAGGACGTCGACGAGCTCTACCTCGCGACGGACGGCGACCGCGAGGGCGAGGCCATCGCCTGGCACCTGCTGGACACGCTGAAGCCGAAGGTCCCGGTCCGGCGGATGGTGTTCCACGAGATCACCGAGCCCGCGATCCTCGCCGCCGCCGCGAACCCGCGCGACCTGGACCAGGACCTGGTCGACGCCCAGGAGACCCGCCGCATCCTCGACCGCCTCTACGGCTACGAGGTCAGCCCGGTGCTGTGGAAGAAGGTCATGCCGAAGCTCTCGGCGGGCCGCGTGCAGTCCGTGGCGACCCGGATCGTGGTCGAGCGCGAGCGGGAGCGGATGAAGTTCGTCACCGCCTCGTACTGGGACGTCTCGGCGACCATGGACGCGGGCGCCGACGCCTCGCCGCGCACGTTCGGCGCGCGCCTGGTCGCGGTGGACGGCACGCGCCTGGCCGCCGGTCGCGACTTCGGGCCCGACGGCAGGCTGAAGGCCGGGCCGGGCGGGGCCACCCCCGACGTCCGGGTGCTGGACGAGGCGCAGGCCAGGGCCATCGCCGAGGGCCTGGTCAACGCCACCATGACGGTGTCCTCGGTCGAGGAGAAGCCGTACTCGCGCAAGCCGTACGCGCCGTTCATGACGTCCACGCTCCAGCAGGAGGCGGGCCGCAAGCTGCGCTTCTCGGCGGACCGCGCCATGCGCACCGCGCAGAAGCTGTACGAGAACGGCTACATCACCTACATGCGCACCGACAGCACCACGCTGTCGGAGACCGCGATCGCGGCGGCGCGGGCGCAGGCCACCGAGCTGTACGGCTCGCAGTACGTGTCCAAGGAGCCCCGCCAGTACACCCGCAAGGTCAAGAACGCGCAGGAGGCCCACGAGGCGATCCGCCCGGCGGGCGAGGTGTTCCGCACCCCCGGCCAGGTCGCCCGCGAGCTGGAGTCCGACGAGTTCAAGCTGTACGAGCTGATCTGGCAGCGCACGATCGCCTCCCAGATGGCCGACGCCAGGGGCAACACGACGTCCGTGCGCATCACGGGCGCCACGGCGGCCGGCGAGGAGGTCACGTTCGCCGCGTCCGGTCGCACGATCACCTTCGCGGGCTTCCTCAAGGCGTACGTGGAGACGGTCGACTCCGAGGCCGGCGGCGAGTCCGACGACGTCGAGTCGCGCCTGCCGCAGCTGGCCAAGGACCAGTCGGTGTCGGCGGCCGAGCTGTCCCCGGACGGCCACTCGACCTCGCCGCCGCCGCGCTTCACCGAGCCCAGCCTGATCAAGACGATGGAGGAGCTGGGCATCGGCCGCCCGTCCACCTACGCCTCGATCATCAGCACCATCCAGGACCGCGGCTACGTGTGGAAGAAGGGCTCCGCCCTGGTCCCGTCGTGGGTGGCGTTCGCCGTGGTCGGGCTGCTGGAGCAGCACTTCGGCCGGCTGGTCGACTACGACTTCACCGCCGCGCTGGAGGACGAGCTGGACGGCATCGCCGCCGGTCGCCAGGAGCGCACCACGTGGCTGTCCGGGTTCTACTTCGGCGGCAACGTCGGCCCGGAGTCCTCGGTCGGCCGGTCCGGCGGGCTGAAGAAGCTGGTCGGCTCCAGCGTCGAGGAGATCGACGCGCGCGAGGTCAACTCGATCCCGCTGTTCTCCGACGTGGAGGGCCGCACGGTCTACGTCCGGGTCGGCCGGTACGGGCCGTACCTGGAGCGCGAGGTCGAGGGGCCGGACGGCGCGGCGAGCGCGCAGCGGGCGAACCTGCCCGACGACCTGCCGCCGGACGAGCTGAACCGCGACATCGCGGAGAAGCTGTTCGCCACGCCGCAGGAGGGTCGCTCGCTGGGCAACGACCCGGTCACCGGGCACGAGATCGTGGCCAAGGAGGGCCGGTTCGGCCCGTACGTGACCGAGGTGCTGCCGGAGGCGGCGGAGGGCGCGAAGAAGGCGCCGAAGCCGCGCACCGGCTCGCTGTTCAAGTCGATGTCGCTGGACTCGGTGACGCTGGACGACGCGCTGAGGCTGCTCTCGCTGCCGCGCGTGGTCGGCAAGGACCCGGAGACCGGCGCGGAGATCACCGCGCAGAACGGCCGGTACGGGCCGTACCTGAAGAAGGGCACCGACTCGCGGTCGCTGACCAGCGAGGACCAGCTGTTCACGGTCACCCTGGACGAGGCGCTGAAGATCTACGCCGAGCCGAAGAAGCGGGGTCGGGCGGCGGCCGCGCCACCGCTGAAGGAGCTGGGCGCGGACCCGGTGTCCGGCAAGCCGATGGTGGTCAAGGAGGGCCGGTTCGGCCCGTACGTGACCGACGGCGAGACCAACGCCTCGCTGCGCAAGTCGGACAGCGTCGAGGGCCTGTCCGACGAGCGGGCGGCCGAGCTGCTGGCCGAGAAGCGGGCCAAGGGGCCGACGACCAAGAAGAAGGCCCCGGCGGCCAAGAAGGCGCCCGCGCGGAAGAAGGCCCCGGCGAAGTCCAAGGGCTAG
- a CDS encoding sodium-translocating pyrophosphatase, producing the protein MSRQFLAEGLELSGGDRGLVAVVAVVALAALAVGYVLLREVLAAGQGTSKMQDIAKAVQEGAAAYLNRQFRTLGIFVVIVFVLLFALPAEDIGERIGRSLFFLVGAGFSAIIGYLGMWLSTRANVRVAAAARENGGREKAMRIAFRTGGVVGMFTVGLGLFGAALVVFVYVGQAPRVLEGFGFGAALLAMFMRVGGGIFTKAADVGADLVGKVEQGIPEDDPRNAATIADNVGDNVGDCAGMAADLFESYAVTLVASLILGTAAFGAKGLLFPLIVPAIGVITAVIGVYITRARTGENGLSAINRSFYISAVISAVLCTIAAFLFLPSSFAGLAGVTEEIAATSGNPAWIAAIAVIIGILLAGVILWLTGYYTGTEHKPVKEVGRTSLTGAATVILSGISVGFESAVYTALVIGGAVYGAFLLSGSVVVSLFAVALAGCGLLTTVGVIVAMDTFGPVSDNAQGIAEMSGDVDGEGAQILTELDAVGNTTKAITKGIAIATAVLAATALFGSYKDAIEQALRDVQVGLADVPVSFSNVVFSPNVLVGVIIGAAVVFMFSGLAVNAVTRAAGAIVFEVRRQFRENPGIMDGTVKPEYGRVVDICTKDSLRELATPGLLAVLAPIAVGFGLGVGPLAGYLAGAIATGTLMAVFLANSGGAWDNAKKLVEDGNHGGKGSDAHAATVIGDTVGDPFKDTAGPAINPLIKVMNLVSVLIAPAIVGFTVGSGESAGIRYAIAIVAVIAIVAAVVVSKRRGTAIADTPAEATTSA; encoded by the coding sequence ATGTCCCGGCAATTCCTCGCGGAGGGCCTAGAGCTCTCCGGAGGTGATCGCGGCCTCGTGGCCGTGGTCGCCGTGGTCGCCCTGGCTGCCCTGGCCGTGGGCTACGTGCTGCTCCGGGAGGTGCTGGCCGCGGGCCAGGGCACCTCCAAGATGCAGGACATCGCCAAGGCGGTCCAAGAGGGCGCAGCGGCCTACCTCAACCGGCAGTTCCGAACGCTCGGCATCTTCGTCGTCATCGTGTTCGTGCTGCTGTTCGCGCTGCCCGCCGAGGACATTGGGGAGCGGATCGGCAGGTCGCTGTTCTTCCTCGTCGGCGCCGGCTTCTCCGCCATCATCGGCTACCTCGGCATGTGGCTGTCGACCCGCGCGAACGTGCGCGTCGCCGCCGCGGCCAGGGAGAACGGCGGCCGGGAGAAGGCCATGCGGATCGCGTTCCGCACCGGTGGCGTGGTCGGCATGTTCACCGTCGGCCTCGGCCTGTTCGGCGCGGCCCTGGTCGTGTTCGTCTACGTCGGCCAGGCGCCCAGGGTGCTGGAGGGCTTCGGCTTCGGCGCGGCCCTGCTCGCCATGTTCATGCGGGTCGGCGGCGGCATCTTCACCAAGGCCGCCGACGTCGGCGCGGACCTGGTCGGCAAGGTCGAGCAGGGCATCCCCGAGGACGACCCGCGCAACGCCGCCACCATCGCCGACAACGTGGGCGACAACGTCGGCGACTGCGCCGGCATGGCGGCCGACCTGTTCGAGTCCTACGCCGTCACCCTGGTGGCGTCGCTGATCCTCGGCACCGCCGCGTTCGGCGCGAAGGGCCTGCTGTTCCCGCTGATCGTCCCCGCGATCGGCGTGATCACCGCGGTCATCGGCGTCTACATCACCAGGGCGCGCACCGGCGAGAACGGCCTGTCCGCGATCAACCGCTCGTTCTACATCTCGGCGGTCATCTCGGCGGTGCTGTGCACGATCGCGGCGTTCCTCTTCCTGCCCAGCTCGTTCGCGGGCCTCGCGGGCGTGACCGAGGAGATCGCGGCCACCAGCGGCAACCCGGCCTGGATCGCCGCCATCGCGGTGATCATCGGCATCCTGCTGGCGGGCGTCATCCTGTGGCTGACCGGCTACTACACCGGCACCGAGCACAAGCCCGTCAAGGAGGTCGGCCGCACCTCGCTCACCGGCGCGGCGACCGTCATCCTGTCCGGCATCTCGGTCGGCTTCGAGTCGGCGGTCTACACCGCGCTGGTCATCGGCGGCGCGGTCTACGGCGCGTTCCTGCTGTCCGGCTCGGTCGTCGTGTCGCTGTTCGCGGTCGCGCTGGCCGGCTGCGGCCTGCTGACCACGGTCGGCGTCATCGTGGCCATGGACACCTTCGGCCCGGTCTCCGACAACGCGCAGGGCATCGCCGAGATGTCCGGCGACGTCGACGGCGAGGGCGCGCAGATCCTCACCGAGCTGGACGCGGTGGGCAACACCACCAAGGCCATCACCAAGGGCATCGCGATCGCCACCGCCGTGCTGGCGGCGACCGCGCTGTTCGGCTCCTACAAGGACGCCATCGAACAGGCGCTGCGGGACGTGCAGGTCGGCCTCGCCGACGTGCCGGTGTCGTTCAGCAACGTCGTGTTCAGCCCGAACGTGCTGGTCGGCGTCATCATCGGCGCGGCCGTGGTGTTCATGTTCTCCGGTCTCGCGGTCAACGCGGTGACCCGCGCGGCGGGCGCGATCGTGTTCGAGGTGCGCCGCCAGTTCCGCGAGAACCCCGGGATCATGGACGGCACGGTCAAGCCGGAGTACGGCCGGGTCGTGGACATCTGCACGAAGGACTCGCTGCGCGAGCTGGCCACCCCCGGCCTGCTGGCGGTGCTGGCCCCGATCGCGGTCGGCTTCGGCCTCGGCGTCGGCCCGCTGGCGGGCTACCTGGCCGGCGCGATCGCCACCGGCACCCTGATGGCGGTGTTCCTGGCCAACTCCGGTGGCGCCTGGGACAACGCGAAGAAGCTGGTCGAGGACGGCAACCACGGCGGCAAGGGCTCCGACGCCCACGCCGCGACCGTCATCGGCGACACCGTCGGCGACCCGTTCAAGGACACCGCCGGTCCGGCCATCAACCCGCTGATCAAGGTGATGAACCTGGTCTCGGTGCTGATCGCGCCCGCCATCGTCGGGTTCACCGTCGGCTCGGGCGAGTCGGCGGGCATCCGGTACGCGATCGCGATCGTCGCGGTGATCGCCATCGTGGCGGCCGTGGTCGTGTCCAAGCGGCGCGGCACGGCCATCGCGGACACCCCGGCGGAGGCCACCACCTCCGCCTGA
- a CDS encoding DEAD/DEAH box helicase yields the protein MANQGRRLLDRVLAGVPAGESPLTHTENQPPRPAQPVPWPSWAPSALVSSLVERGVAEPWRHQAEAAELAWSGSHVVVATGTASGKSLAYQLPVLSALTVDPRATALYLSPTKALGADQLRSVTGLAVPGVRAASFDGDTPVAERDWVRAHANWVFSNPDMLHRGVLPHHARWIRFLRRLSYVVVDECHTYRGVFGSHVALLLRRLRRVAQRYGADPVFVLASATVADPAASASALLGADVAAVTEDGSPRAGRTVALWEPPLLDELEGENGAPVRRSAGAETARILADLVVEGARSLAFVRSRVGAELTALGARRVLSEVEPALAGRVAAYRGGYLPEERRALERAVSSGELLGVATTNALELGVDIVGLDAVVVAGFPGTLASFWQQAGRAGRTGDTDALVVFVARDDPLDTYLVHNPSAVLDKPVEATVLDPANPYVLEPQLACAAAELPLTPESLASFGGDAALAVVEDMVARRVLRRRPNGWYWTSHDRPHGEVDIRRSGGEQVVVVEADSGRMLGTVDHASACWQVHSGAVYLHQGESYVVDELDLESGLALVHSEKPDWTTTARDTKDISVVRVLEQRAFDGVAVCLGEVEVTSQVVGYLRKLSSGQVVDAVPLSMPAQTLVTRAVWYTVSAELLGSAPGGAGLAPARVPGALHAAEHAAIGLLPLFATCDRWDIGGVSTALHQDTGEATVFVHDGHPGGAGFADRGFNAVVPWLVATREAIAACACPAGCPSCVQSPKCGNGNDPLDKAGGVAVLDVVLGVVGERRHDVRHGHVGHDRSAATRP from the coding sequence GTGGCGAACCAGGGACGTCGTTTGCTGGACCGCGTCCTCGCCGGTGTCCCGGCGGGCGAATCCCCGTTGACGCACACCGAGAACCAGCCGCCGCGACCTGCGCAACCAGTGCCGTGGCCGTCGTGGGCGCCGTCCGCGCTGGTGTCGTCGCTGGTGGAGCGCGGGGTCGCGGAGCCGTGGCGGCACCAGGCCGAAGCGGCGGAGCTGGCGTGGTCCGGATCACACGTAGTCGTGGCTACGGGTACCGCTTCGGGTAAATCGCTGGCGTACCAATTGCCGGTCCTGAGCGCGTTGACAGTTGATCCGAGGGCAACAGCTCTGTACCTCTCGCCGACCAAGGCGCTGGGCGCGGACCAGTTGAGGTCGGTGACCGGTTTGGCGGTGCCCGGTGTGCGCGCGGCGTCGTTCGACGGCGACACCCCGGTGGCGGAGCGGGATTGGGTGCGGGCGCACGCCAACTGGGTGTTCAGCAATCCGGACATGCTGCACCGGGGCGTGCTGCCCCACCACGCCCGGTGGATCCGGTTCCTGCGCCGGCTGTCGTACGTGGTGGTCGACGAGTGCCACACCTACCGGGGTGTTTTCGGCTCGCACGTGGCGCTGCTGCTGCGGCGGCTGCGGCGGGTCGCCCAGCGGTACGGCGCGGACCCGGTGTTCGTGCTGGCGTCGGCGACGGTGGCCGACCCGGCGGCGTCGGCGTCGGCGCTGCTCGGCGCGGACGTGGCGGCGGTGACGGAGGACGGCTCGCCGCGCGCCGGGCGGACGGTGGCGCTGTGGGAGCCGCCGCTGCTGGACGAGCTGGAGGGCGAGAACGGCGCGCCGGTGCGGCGCTCGGCGGGCGCGGAGACGGCCCGCATCCTGGCCGACCTGGTGGTGGAGGGCGCGCGGTCGCTGGCGTTCGTGCGGTCGCGGGTGGGCGCGGAGCTGACCGCGCTGGGCGCGCGGCGGGTGCTGTCGGAGGTCGAGCCGGCGCTGGCCGGGCGGGTGGCCGCCTACCGCGGCGGGTACCTGCCGGAGGAGCGGCGGGCGCTGGAGCGGGCGGTGTCGTCGGGCGAGCTGCTGGGCGTGGCGACGACGAACGCGCTGGAGCTGGGCGTCGACATCGTCGGGCTGGACGCGGTGGTGGTGGCCGGGTTCCCGGGAACGTTGGCGTCGTTCTGGCAGCAGGCCGGGCGGGCGGGGCGGACCGGGGACACCGACGCCCTGGTGGTGTTCGTGGCGCGGGACGACCCGTTGGACACCTACCTGGTGCACAACCCGTCGGCGGTGCTGGACAAGCCGGTCGAGGCGACCGTGCTGGACCCGGCGAACCCGTACGTGCTGGAGCCGCAGCTGGCCTGCGCGGCGGCCGAGCTGCCGCTGACGCCGGAGTCGCTGGCGTCGTTCGGCGGTGACGCGGCGCTGGCGGTGGTGGAGGACATGGTGGCGCGCCGGGTGCTGCGGCGGCGGCCGAACGGGTGGTACTGGACGTCGCACGACCGGCCGCACGGCGAGGTGGACATCCGCAGGTCCGGCGGCGAGCAGGTCGTGGTGGTGGAGGCCGACTCGGGGCGGATGCTCGGTACGGTGGACCACGCGTCGGCGTGCTGGCAGGTCCACTCCGGAGCGGTCTACCTGCACCAGGGCGAGTCGTACGTGGTGGACGAGCTGGACCTGGAGAGCGGGCTCGCGCTGGTGCACTCGGAGAAGCCGGACTGGACGACGACCGCGCGGGACACCAAGGACATCTCGGTGGTGCGGGTGCTGGAGCAGCGCGCGTTCGACGGGGTGGCGGTGTGCCTGGGCGAGGTCGAGGTGACGTCGCAGGTCGTCGGCTACCTGCGGAAGCTGTCGTCCGGGCAGGTGGTCGACGCGGTGCCGCTGTCGATGCCCGCGCAGACGCTGGTGACGCGGGCGGTCTGGTACACGGTGTCGGCGGAGTTGCTGGGCAGTGCGCCGGGGGGCGCCGGTCTGGCTCCGGCGCGCGTCCCCGGCGCACTGCACGCCGCCGAACACGCGGCGATCGGCCTGCTACCGCTCTTCGCGACCTGTGACCGGTGGGACATCGGCGGCGTCTCGACCGCGCTGCACCAGGACACCGGGGAGGCGACGGTGTTCGTGCACGACGGTCATCCCGGGGGAGCCGGGTTCGCCGACCGCGGGTTCAACGCGGTCGTCCCTTGGTTGGTCGCTACTCGGGAGGCCATCGCGGCTTGCGCGTGTCCGGCCGGGTGCCCGTCCTGCGTGCAGTCGCCGAAGTGCGGGAACGGCAACGATCCGCTGGACAAGGCGGGCGGTGTGGCCGTGCTGGACGTCGTGCTCGGGGTGGTCGGGGAGAGACGCCACGACGTCCGGCACGGCCACGTCGGTCACGACCGGTCGGCGGCGACCAGGCCGTAG
- a CDS encoding bifunctional DNA primase/polymerase yields the protein MEWSDSWRGAFRIELRAEAVNLAWHGWPVLPGTYPAGDQWAGREGVDGVEDHGPVPVHADWQERIGTKAEQVATWWTGHSYSILLATGHGVDAIEVDAELGRRAAVALRATGVPVPIVATPQGRWMFLVASGGGMVADAEVRHYGKGEYVSLPPSPCQVGVVHWRVKPQICAWQLPHADVVREALVLAADRTSDYGLVAADRS from the coding sequence ATGGAGTGGTCGGATAGCTGGCGCGGGGCCTTCCGCATCGAGCTGCGCGCAGAGGCGGTCAACCTCGCGTGGCACGGGTGGCCTGTGCTGCCGGGCACCTATCCGGCGGGCGACCAGTGGGCCGGGCGCGAGGGCGTCGACGGCGTCGAGGACCACGGCCCGGTGCCGGTCCACGCCGACTGGCAGGAGCGCATCGGCACCAAGGCGGAGCAGGTCGCCACCTGGTGGACCGGCCACTCCTACAGCATCCTGCTGGCCACCGGCCACGGCGTGGACGCCATCGAGGTCGACGCCGAGCTCGGCCGCCGGGCCGCGGTCGCGCTGCGCGCCACCGGCGTGCCCGTCCCGATCGTGGCGACCCCGCAGGGCCGCTGGATGTTCCTGGTCGCCTCCGGCGGCGGGATGGTCGCCGACGCCGAGGTCCGGCACTACGGCAAGGGCGAGTACGTCTCGCTGCCGCCGAGCCCGTGCCAGGTCGGCGTCGTGCACTGGCGGGTCAAGCCGCAGATCTGCGCGTGGCAGCTCCCGCACGCGGACGTGGTGCGCGAAGCCCTGGTGCTCGCCGCCGACCGCACCTCCGACTACGGCCTGGTCGCCGCCGACCGGTCGTGA
- a CDS encoding Rv3654c family TadE-like protein — translation MGGMGRLGDRGSASVVAVVVVAVWFGLVVVGVRVGEVVVDRHRLGAAADLGALAAAGQLSGGVSEACARAGWVVERMGGRLAACLVEGWEVTVRVSGEAGVFGALSAQARAGPAEP, via the coding sequence ATGGGTGGGATGGGTCGGCTGGGTGACCGGGGGTCGGCCTCTGTCGTCGCGGTCGTGGTCGTGGCGGTGTGGTTCGGGCTCGTGGTGGTCGGGGTTCGAGTAGGGGAGGTGGTGGTGGACAGGCACCGGTTGGGTGCGGCGGCGGATTTGGGGGCGTTGGCGGCGGCTGGGCAGTTGAGTGGCGGGGTGTCGGAGGCCTGCGCGCGGGCTGGGTGGGTGGTTGAGCGGATGGGTGGGCGGTTGGCCGCGTGCCTGGTGGAGGGCTGGGAGGTGACCGTGCGGGTCTCCGGCGAGGCGGGGGTGTTCGGCGCGCTCAGCGCGCAGGCGCGTGCCGGTCCGGCCGAACCGTGA
- a CDS encoding TadE family type IV pilus minor pilin, whose protein sequence is MKRAALGDDRGGVTVEAAVAVCGLVVVLVLGVSAVMAVVGQLRCTDAAREAARLVARGDEGRVAGVVEQVAPRGARWAVRREGDTARVEVTVERLGVELRARAYAVLEPGVADG, encoded by the coding sequence GTGAAGCGGGCCGCGCTCGGTGACGACCGGGGCGGGGTGACGGTCGAGGCGGCGGTGGCGGTGTGCGGGTTGGTCGTCGTCCTGGTGCTCGGCGTGTCGGCCGTGATGGCGGTCGTCGGCCAACTCCGGTGCACCGACGCGGCTCGGGAGGCGGCGCGGTTGGTCGCTCGCGGGGACGAGGGGCGGGTGGCGGGCGTGGTCGAGCAGGTGGCGCCGCGGGGCGCCCGGTGGGCGGTTCGGCGGGAGGGGGACACGGCTCGGGTGGAGGTGACGGTCGAGCGGCTGGGCGTCGAACTGCGGGCACGCGCCTACGCAGTGCTGGAGCCGGGAGTGGCTGACGGGTGA
- a CDS encoding DUF4244 domain-containing protein, whose translation MGTLAAAALALVLLSLLNGDWVEGLLRGLLLRAFTVDW comes from the coding sequence ATCGGCACGCTGGCCGCCGCCGCGCTCGCCCTGGTGCTGCTCTCGCTGTTGAACGGCGACTGGGTGGAAGGGCTGCTGCGAGGGCTGCTGCTGCGGGCTTTCACGGTGGACTGGTGA
- a CDS encoding recombinase family protein, whose amino-acid sequence MKDSLKGQLAYAYERISDDREGKELGVKRQDEDIDKLAEYLGVTLVRKFVDNDLSASTNTDEHRPNYEEMMGLLETGPIKIVLSYTTSRLTRKPEESEQQIKLARRHGIQFYYVRGQFLDLQVAANRRMARYQAANDAGEAEELQERVLRKKLQDAREGKTGGGRRLYGYGKTIGHNPATGKDICDPYQVREHEIAALQEGKRRTLAGESQFDIIRDWNRRGITRALGGPWSVGPFKRTLLNESYVKFDPIGHPTDCPCLQNPETGATRIHHNERHRARWPYVFTRAEHDALTAMFNGRNKLWYSPGRLKSRTYLLTGIVYCGGTWRDTEREGHVCGGEMFGQGKTYTKRDGSVVRQRRYACKKWDRHGFRVGCCTVFRIADAVEQFVSEQVLYRFDSPEVARALAPADNEERMTAIIQELAELQARREVLAAEYAAGEHDKDDYRVMVALIKEKLALAETEKKQLLSAKAKSLAVPTDGGLREVWETASMEWRASVIRLVVEKVVIHPGRTGAKRWPDKNGWYFDPELIEIVWLH is encoded by the coding sequence ATGAAAGACTCATTGAAGGGACAACTAGCTTACGCCTACGAGCGGATCAGCGATGACCGCGAGGGTAAGGAACTTGGCGTTAAGCGCCAAGATGAAGACATCGACAAGCTGGCCGAATATCTCGGCGTGACGCTGGTCAGAAAGTTCGTGGACAACGACCTGTCTGCCAGCACGAACACGGACGAGCACCGACCGAACTACGAAGAGATGATGGGCCTCCTCGAAACCGGCCCGATCAAGATCGTGCTCAGCTACACGACGAGCCGTCTTACTCGCAAACCGGAAGAGAGTGAACAGCAAATTAAGCTGGCTCGCCGCCATGGCATTCAGTTCTACTACGTTCGCGGGCAGTTCCTTGATCTCCAGGTAGCCGCCAATCGGCGCATGGCTCGTTATCAAGCCGCCAATGACGCGGGCGAAGCCGAGGAGCTACAGGAGCGCGTTCTTCGTAAAAAGTTGCAAGATGCCCGCGAGGGTAAGACGGGCGGCGGGCGACGCCTCTACGGGTACGGCAAGACCATTGGACACAACCCTGCGACAGGCAAAGACATCTGCGACCCGTACCAGGTGCGCGAGCACGAGATCGCTGCGCTTCAGGAAGGCAAGCGCCGGACGCTGGCCGGAGAAAGCCAGTTCGACATCATTAGGGACTGGAACCGGCGCGGTATCACGAGGGCGCTAGGCGGCCCGTGGAGCGTTGGCCCGTTCAAGCGGACACTGCTCAACGAGAGCTACGTTAAATTCGACCCAATCGGCCACCCGACGGACTGCCCTTGCTTGCAGAACCCAGAGACTGGCGCTACCCGCATTCACCACAACGAACGCCACCGCGCGAGGTGGCCGTATGTCTTCACTCGGGCCGAACATGACGCGCTCACTGCAATGTTCAACGGTCGCAATAAGCTCTGGTACAGCCCGGGACGCCTTAAGAGCCGTACCTACCTTTTGACCGGCATCGTTTACTGTGGCGGTACGTGGCGGGACACCGAGCGTGAAGGGCATGTGTGCGGCGGCGAGATGTTCGGCCAAGGCAAGACATACACGAAGCGTGACGGCAGCGTTGTCCGCCAGCGCCGCTATGCCTGCAAGAAGTGGGATCGCCACGGCTTCCGCGTCGGCTGCTGCACCGTTTTCCGGATCGCGGACGCGGTCGAGCAGTTCGTGAGCGAGCAGGTTCTGTACCGCTTCGACTCGCCGGAAGTAGCAAGAGCGCTTGCGCCTGCCGACAACGAAGAGCGCATGACAGCGATCATCCAAGAGCTGGCCGAGCTTCAGGCGCGCCGCGAAGTGCTTGCGGCGGAGTACGCGGCCGGTGAGCACGATAAAGACGATTACCGGGTGATGGTGGCGCTGATCAAAGAGAAGCTTGCGCTCGCAGAGACCGAGAAGAAGCAACTGCTCAGTGCCAAAGCCAAGAGCCTCGCCGTCCCGACTGACGGCGGTCTACGAGAGGTTTGGGAGACCGCCAGCATGGAGTGGCGAGCCAGTGTCATTAGGCTGGTGGTCGAGAAGGTGGTAATCCATCCTGGGCGGACGGGAGCGAAGCGGTGGCCGGATAAGAACGGCTGGTACTTCGACCCAGAGCTGATTGAGATCGTCTGGCTGCACTGA